Part of the Spiroplasma endosymbiont of Poecilobothrus nobilitatus genome is shown below.
ATTACTTTACTTAGTCCTTCTGCTTCTTTTGTTTTTGAACGCATTACTTGAATAATGTCTAATGCAACAGGAGTTTTTTCTTGTTTATCAACTAACATTAATGAAGGCCCAAACCCCGATAATACTTTATGTGTATTTGGTTTGAATAATTTAATTCATTGATCATGTTTAATTTCAAATAATTCATTAATTGAATCTAAATCATCTTGTGAAGATTGTGATAAATCAATAATATAATTTGAACTTAATAAGTTAAATAATCTTCTTAATAAATATTTTAATGTATTAACTGTTTCATACATTTTGAATTTATGAATTGGATCATTATCTCATGGTGATAATGCATTATTATAAATAATTTTTAAAGCAATATAATTAATACTTGATTTTTTAGCAACTTGTGCAATTGCCCCTGCTTCAGTATCAATTACATCAATAGTATGCCCATATTTATCAACCATTTCCTTAAATTGTTTTGAGTTATAAATCAACATATCTGCTGTTCCAGTAACTCCTTCTGTTAACCCTAATTTAAAGTCTTTAACAACTTTAACAAATTCACCATCGAATTGGAATGATTCAGGTTCATTAACAATTTGTCCATATTTAATATCTTTAAAAACTGTTAAGTCAGCATCACGATAAATAAATTTTGTTGAGATTGTTGTGTCTCCTGTGTCATGCTTATCGTTTGTTGACAATGCTAAGTCTACATTTAAAATTGTTTGTAAACCAGGATATTTTTCTAATAAGTAAGTAATTGCCATTGCAGCATTTGCTTTACCATATCCTACTGTTGCTATAATGAAAGTTTTTCCATGGTATTTAACATGTTGAATTACACAGTTCTTTCACCAATATTTTTTTACTGTTTTAATACTGTGCTTATCTTTCATCGTGAAATATGCTGTTGAAATTACGCCGATCATTTATTTTCCACCTCTATTTTCATATTTAATTTCCAAAAATTGTTTATTTTTAGTGCATATTACTATAATTAATATTTGATTATATGCAAAATACAACCATTACTATTGTATCGTATTTTATCTTAATTATCAATGACAAATATTAAAATGTTTAAAATTGTTAAAATTATAATAATTTTTTTGTTTTTAATTTTTAAAATTGTAAACTGTAATATGAAGTGCAACAAATCAACTCAGAAAGGAGTTGATTTGTTAATGGAAAGAAAACATTATTTTACTTTGCGGTCTTTAGTAACTAAGTATGGAAAAGATAATGTTATTAATTTAGGAATTATTGCTTGAATTGGTTTATCAATTTATCAAAAAATCCGCCAAATTCAAGGGAAGAAAAAAGATAAAAAAGAAATTAAAAGTAAGGAGGATAAGGAATAATGTTGGGTATGTATTTAACAACAGCTGTTAATTTTCTAGCTGCAGATACTCTGGAATGGCAACACTTTTTAGGACACTTTTTATATAGACATTTTTTTTCTAAAAGTAACTGGAGATAAATAATTTAAACTGCCATGAATTCGAATATTGTTATATCAATGCACAAAATCAAAAAGTTCGTATTTTAATTGTGTTAAATTTTTAAATTTTTTACCCTTAATAAATTCAGTTTTAAAAGTTTTGTAAGTTGTTTCAGCCACAGCATTATCATAAGGGCAGCCTTTATTGCTTAATGATCTTTTAATATTAAAAGTTATTAAAATTTCATCAATGATTTTATTTTTAAACTAATTACCACGATCAGTATGAAATAGAGTTATTTGATTTAATGGTCGTGTTATTTTATGAAAAGCTTGTTGGACCAGTTCGGCTGTTTTATTCAGCCCAGCACTATAACCAATTATTTCACGATTAAACAAGTCAATTAATAAACAAATATAATGTCATTTAGCGCCAACTTGAACATATGTTAAATCACTAACAATAACTTCATTAGGTTTTTTGTTGTTAAATTGACGATTTAAAATATTATTAATTTGGTCATTATTGACTGTTGTTTTATGATTATGATATTTTAATTTGGTGTATTTAGAAACCAAATTATTTTTGATCATAAATAATCTGATTTTTCTCCGCGATAAGATGATATCTTTTCTATTTAAAATAACTTTAATTTTGCGAGCCCCATAAATTTTGCGATTTTTATTAAAGGAACTGATAATTTCTTGTTCATAATTATTAACTTGCTTGTTAATACATTTATTAGTTTGATAATAATACGTTGATTTTGATAAACCCAAAATCTTACATATTTTTTCTTACTGAATATTTTGTTTTGTTGTTATTAATTATTGTTATTTTTTGGCCATTATCAGTGCGGCTTGCTTTAAAATGTCATTTTCCATTTTCAAGTCTTTAAGTTCTTTTCGTAAAGTTATTATTTCATTTTCTTATAGTGTGCGATTGTCTTTTTTTTAAATGAACCAGAATTATTATAATTTTTAACTCAACTATAAATAGTTGGTTTTGGTAAATTATATTCTTGCCCTAGATTAATAACAATTTTACCATTTTTATATAG
Proteins encoded:
- the fib gene encoding cytoskeletal motor fibril protein Fib, encoding MIGVISTAYFTMKDKHSIKTVKKYWWKNCVIQHVKYHGKTFIIATVGYGKANAAMAITYLLEKYPGLQTILNVDLALSTNDKHDTGDTTISTKFIYRDADLTVFKDIKYGQIVNEPESFQFDGEFVKVVKDFKLGLTEGVTGTADMLIYNSKQFKEMVDKYGHTIDVIDTEAGAIAQVAKKSSINYIALKIIYNNALSPWDNDPIHKFKMYETVNTLKYLLRRLFNLLSSNYIIDLSQSSQDDLDSINELFEIKHDQWIKLFKPNTHKVLSGFGPSLMLVDKQEKTPVALDIIQVMRSKTKEAEGLSKVILGEDEWKNAPKKWLRKLLFLEQVRVNDDELLWNKSAKYDLNNEKLYKIETVANEIAAAIAEKCQDKSSYTYNGATVQQKYLLVNCDAKVSFYITHNQSHEFVEDKNFGTQLVSNEFVKYLNESLKDVDSPYQQIVVYMTIPALDYRKIPVFIPSNKGTNRGVKFGTLNQKLQRDYTVVDITRNDYDPIKVGSFKVTIRLKSE